The following is a genomic window from Paenibacillus sp. FSL R5-0766.
TCCGTATGGCCTCCTTCTCTATTTTAAAATGATTCATTCAAGGAACGGCGTTTTCTTGCCAGTTGTGCTGCGCCAACCGCTGGAGCGGGGGCATCTTCACGATATACAAAGTCCAACTCTCCATAATATCCTGATAACTTCTGAATAAATGTATTTCGGAAAAGTGCAGCGTATCGAAACAGTGATCCGGACAGGACAACCGGAGTGGATGCAAATTCGGGATGACGGGCAACCAGCGCCTTAGCGGTATCCGCCAATTGTGAGGCTTCGTCGATGATCAGTGCCCGGGCGGCCTCATCTCCGAGTTCAGCTGCTTCTATAGCTAAGCGGGCGATGGATGCGGTCTCGGTTTTGCCCCAATCCGTCTGATACACCCGCGTCTTTAGCTCTGATATATCCCGAAGGTTCAGATTCTTTAGAAGAAGCGGGGTTAAACGGGTGGGAGGAAGAATACCGTCATAACTCTGCATAACCACTTGGAGTGCACGCTGCCCAATACGATAGCCGCTCCCCTCATCTCCGAGCAGATGACCCCAGCCTCCTGCACGGTATCGCTCGCCTTCCCGCGTAAATCCGTACACGATGGACCCTGTTCCAGAGATACACAATACACCGTGAGTATGTCCGAGAGA
Proteins encoded in this region:
- a CDS encoding BadF/BadG/BcrA/BcrD ATPase family protein, producing MRVYVGVDGGGTNTDAAIISESGEILARLSGGPTNPHSVSTEQALSELQRVLEQLFNLISDLSTNCEGICLGMSGVDTIQERQLIAKAVSNYMKSRNQQASEACPVWVVSEGEIALMASLGHTHGVLCISGTGSIVYGFTREGERYRAGGWGHLLGDEGSGYRIGQRALQVVMQSYDGILPPTRLTPLLLKNLNLRDISELKTRVYQTDWGKTETASIARLAIEAAELGDEAARALIIDEASQLADTAKALVARHPEFASTPVVLSGSLFRYAALFRNTFIQKLSGYYGELDFVYREDAPAPAVGAAQLARKRRSLNESF